The proteins below come from a single Sinorhizobium fredii genomic window:
- a CDS encoding lipopolysaccharide biosynthesis protein, giving the protein MAIREELAKYFNRLHKMLAREKGLKGRLGNIRHLLTGNALTSLLGLVGFALTARALGPSEYGILALCFTYTAAIERLVNFQSWQPLIKFGAESKSAETLASLFKFGLLLDVSAAATGCVIAVALVWAFGPWLGISSEMSGLVTLFCAILPFRISGMPLAVLRLFGKFRTIAYGQVASSVFRAGLCAIGFAFGGTLQDFVLIWMAAQIFGSLSVLFLSLAELRRQGMLASMLKAPVRGISAHFPGLWTFAISTNLSLTLRSSANQLDTLLVGYLADPTAAGLYHIAKRIGRMTLQIGDHVQAVLYPDLARAWAASAIEAFHRAVTQMRVLLLGFGIFLVGAVSLTIDPLLRLAVGPGFEAAGPLVVVQSIAATMTLYGTITRSALLAMGREDRVLSSVLVATIAFHGTALALIPRIGPMGANLAHIVMAAIWLWMMAVAYRQT; this is encoded by the coding sequence TTGGCGATACGAGAAGAGCTGGCCAAATATTTCAACCGCCTCCACAAGATGCTCGCTCGGGAAAAAGGACTGAAGGGTCGCCTGGGAAATATAAGGCACCTCCTTACGGGGAATGCGCTTACCTCCCTGCTCGGCCTTGTTGGATTCGCCTTGACGGCCAGGGCGCTTGGTCCGTCCGAGTATGGCATCCTGGCGCTTTGCTTCACCTATACGGCCGCCATAGAGCGGCTCGTGAACTTCCAGTCCTGGCAACCACTGATCAAGTTCGGCGCCGAATCGAAGAGCGCGGAAACGCTTGCTTCGTTGTTCAAGTTCGGGCTTCTGCTCGATGTTTCTGCGGCTGCGACCGGATGCGTGATTGCCGTGGCGCTCGTGTGGGCCTTCGGGCCGTGGCTCGGGATCTCGTCCGAGATGTCCGGACTTGTCACGCTTTTTTGTGCCATTCTGCCGTTTCGCATCTCCGGCATGCCGCTGGCCGTGCTGCGCCTGTTCGGGAAGTTTCGAACAATCGCCTATGGCCAGGTCGCCTCGAGCGTTTTCCGCGCGGGATTGTGCGCAATCGGCTTTGCCTTCGGCGGTACCTTGCAGGACTTCGTGCTGATATGGATGGCGGCCCAAATCTTCGGCTCGCTGTCCGTTCTCTTCCTTTCGCTTGCGGAGTTACGAAGACAGGGAATGCTGGCGAGCATGCTCAAGGCTCCTGTCCGCGGTATCAGCGCTCATTTTCCAGGCCTCTGGACATTCGCGATCTCGACGAACCTGTCATTGACCCTGCGTTCGAGTGCCAACCAGCTCGACACGCTTCTCGTCGGCTACCTGGCCGACCCGACCGCGGCGGGTCTTTATCACATCGCCAAGCGCATTGGCCGAATGACGCTGCAGATCGGAGATCACGTGCAGGCCGTGCTCTATCCGGATCTGGCCCGGGCCTGGGCCGCGAGCGCAATCGAAGCGTTTCATCGGGCCGTCACACAGATGCGAGTGCTTCTTCTCGGCTTCGGAATATTTCTGGTCGGCGCCGTGTCTTTGACGATCGATCCGTTGCTGAGACTGGCTGTCGGTCCGGGTTTCGAGGCGGCAGGGCCCTTGGTCGTCGTTCAATCGATCGCGGCGACCATGACGCTCTATGGTACTATAACGCGCTCAGCGCTCCTTGCCATGGGGCGGGAGGACCGGGTTCTAAGCAGCGTGCTCGTCGCGACAATCGCGTTTCATGGCACCGCTTTGGCGCTGATCCCGCGGATCGGCCCGATGGGCGCCAATTTGGCCCACATCGTCATGGCCGCCATCTGGCTGTGGATGATGGCAGTGGCGTATCGGCAGACATAG
- a CDS encoding polysaccharide biosynthesis/export family protein: protein MGTLPPLSATSLSLRFWGTYFLAIVLLAVGLVVGPAPPASASDYRLNAGDVLTFDFLDDAELPITATVSGNGEAQFPLIGGVNVVGLTITEAIEKLGSEYRRRDILVDPKLSLNISTFRPIFVLGEVRSPGSFPFYSGLTVEQAIGLAGGMQVVTANASDRLIVRARLRAEIEAAKAEIVHEAVYAARLAAQLKSSEKVDLKDVPEVARTHVEELPVDGVIELEEKILKEDLAAYRSQAQILTEGIAQAEGGIEILNELVQQQKDIVSNSVDDVARVGALRQRGLNTESELSRAENSAATEKAQLLETFATLARTRQEMSELKLQLAKLAADRKKDILTQLQEREIAIKKLIAEQRSAEEQILLLAAVARDESKKNQISYAYEVRRSAVGGKPTSLQASLVTELLPGDVVVVSIAGM from the coding sequence ATGGGGACGTTACCTCCGCTATCGGCCACGAGCTTGTCCCTAAGGTTTTGGGGCACGTATTTTTTGGCGATCGTGCTGTTGGCAGTCGGACTCGTGGTAGGCCCGGCCCCGCCTGCGTCTGCCAGTGATTATCGGCTCAACGCCGGAGATGTTCTGACCTTCGACTTCCTCGACGACGCCGAGCTGCCGATAACGGCGACTGTTTCAGGCAACGGCGAAGCACAGTTCCCCCTTATCGGCGGGGTCAACGTCGTGGGCCTCACGATAACGGAGGCGATTGAAAAGCTTGGCAGCGAGTACCGGAGACGCGACATCCTCGTCGATCCGAAGCTGTCTCTGAATATTTCGACTTTCCGGCCGATTTTCGTCCTCGGCGAGGTCAGGAGCCCCGGTTCGTTTCCCTTCTACAGCGGCCTGACGGTCGAGCAAGCGATCGGCCTTGCGGGCGGCATGCAGGTGGTGACGGCGAACGCGTCCGACCGGCTGATCGTACGCGCCCGCCTGCGCGCCGAGATAGAGGCCGCAAAAGCCGAAATTGTTCACGAGGCCGTCTATGCGGCGCGACTTGCGGCGCAGTTGAAATCCAGCGAGAAGGTCGACCTGAAAGACGTCCCGGAAGTCGCCCGCACGCATGTCGAGGAGTTGCCTGTCGACGGCGTCATCGAGCTTGAGGAGAAGATCCTGAAGGAGGATCTCGCCGCCTATCGATCGCAAGCGCAAATTCTGACGGAAGGAATTGCCCAGGCCGAGGGTGGGATAGAGATCCTGAACGAGCTGGTGCAGCAGCAGAAAGATATCGTGAGCAACAGCGTCGACGATGTGGCGCGCGTCGGCGCGCTCCGGCAGCGCGGGTTGAACACTGAGAGCGAGCTTTCTCGCGCGGAGAACAGTGCCGCAACGGAAAAGGCGCAACTGCTGGAAACCTTCGCGACCCTTGCGCGTACGCGCCAGGAGATGAGCGAGCTGAAACTGCAGCTGGCAAAGCTCGCAGCTGACAGGAAGAAGGATATTCTGACCCAGCTCCAGGAGCGTGAAATTGCCATCAAAAAGCTGATTGCGGAGCAACGTTCGGCTGAAGAGCAGATCCTTCTCCTCGCCGCGGTGGCCCGCGATGAATCGAAGAAGAATCAGATCTCCTATGCTTACGAGGTCCGTCGAAGCGCAGTTGGCGGCAAGCCGACCAGCCTGCAGGCGTCCCTCGTTACAGAATTGCTGCCAGGCGATGTCGTCGTCGTGAGTATCGCCGGAATGTAG
- a CDS encoding sugar transferase, which yields MKPSREQAVFPFALPAPSGSYRLKRIAECALGGLLVILCLPLMAVTAMVVWASLGLPLLFTQTRAGAGMRAITVTKFRTMTNARGPDGTLLPDDMRQTAATSLLRRLRCDELPQLLAVLAGDMSIVGPRPLPLATVASFGDLGRLRSLVTPGMTGWAQVNGNTLLSDEEKIALDLWYVAHASLWLDGRILLLTLKTIVLGERVDEMHLKVAKDFLRVIRAGRSHG from the coding sequence GTGAAGCCCAGTCGAGAGCAGGCAGTTTTCCCTTTTGCTCTGCCCGCCCCGTCGGGATCATACCGTCTCAAGCGAATAGCTGAGTGCGCTCTTGGCGGCTTGCTCGTCATCCTCTGCCTGCCGCTGATGGCGGTAACGGCGATGGTGGTTTGGGCGAGCCTCGGTTTGCCGTTGCTCTTCACCCAGACGCGCGCCGGTGCGGGCATGCGTGCCATCACGGTGACCAAGTTTCGGACGATGACGAACGCGCGCGGACCGGACGGCACATTGTTGCCGGACGACATGCGACAGACGGCTGCGACTTCGCTGCTGCGCAGGCTCCGCTGCGACGAGCTCCCGCAACTCCTTGCGGTGTTGGCAGGCGACATGTCGATCGTGGGCCCCCGCCCGCTTCCGTTGGCCACGGTCGCAAGCTTCGGCGATCTCGGCCGCCTGCGCTCACTGGTCACTCCCGGCATGACTGGCTGGGCGCAGGTGAATGGCAATACGTTGCTGTCGGACGAGGAGAAGATCGCCCTTGACCTCTGGTATGTCGCGCACGCCAGTCTTTGGCTTGATGGGCGAATTCTCCTGTTGACACTGAAGACGATCGTCTTGGGCGAGCGTGTCGATGAAATGCATTTGAAAGTCGCCAAGGATTTTCTGCGCGTCATTCGTGCGGGCCGCAGCCACGGATAG
- a CDS encoding sulfotransferase family protein, which yields MKLHDIDFLIIGATKSATTWLQQSLQQHPRIYMPAPELHYFSRYYDRGDEWYLSNFEGPKDRRLVGEKSNSYLDTEGAAERICQKLPGAMLIAQLRNPIERAYSDYCMLYRRGEVGRDIATYLDPRMGAGGRFLNGGLYFQQLRAYFDRFPAEQILVVLYEDMRIDASAQLDRISKFMKMTDDMPLQPLEKKVKDKAEPMINPTLRRLLRPLKPIVAPFRNNAGFKRLRSIAAAEVEYAPLTRELRERMGDFYAAEIEKLGAIVGRDLNGWLKNGGVH from the coding sequence ATGAAGCTGCACGATATCGATTTCCTGATTATCGGCGCCACCAAGAGCGCCACGACGTGGCTGCAGCAATCGCTGCAGCAGCACCCGCGCATCTACATGCCGGCTCCGGAACTGCATTATTTCAGTCGCTACTATGACCGCGGAGACGAGTGGTATCTGTCGAACTTCGAAGGGCCCAAGGATCGACGCCTCGTCGGCGAAAAATCCAATTCCTATCTGGATACAGAGGGCGCAGCTGAGCGGATATGCCAGAAACTTCCAGGCGCGATGCTGATCGCCCAGTTGCGCAATCCGATCGAGCGCGCCTACTCGGACTACTGCATGCTGTACCGCCGGGGCGAAGTCGGCCGCGACATCGCCACATATCTTGACCCGCGCATGGGTGCCGGCGGGCGCTTCCTGAACGGTGGTCTCTACTTCCAGCAATTGCGCGCCTATTTTGATCGGTTTCCGGCCGAGCAGATCCTCGTCGTTCTTTACGAGGACATGCGAATAGATGCGTCTGCACAGCTCGATCGCATTAGCAAGTTCATGAAGATGACCGACGACATGCCGCTCCAGCCGCTGGAGAAAAAGGTCAAGGACAAGGCGGAGCCGATGATCAACCCTACGCTGCGCCGTCTGCTGCGCCCGTTGAAGCCGATCGTCGCTCCTTTCAGGAACAATGCGGGATTCAAGAGACTGCGGTCGATCGCCGCTGCCGAAGTCGAGTATGCGCCGCTGACCCGAGAACTCAGGGAACGCATGGGCGACTTCTACGCCGCCGAGATAGAAAAGCTCGGCGCCATTGTCGGCAGGGATCTGAACGGGTGGCTGAAAAATGGGGGCGTTCACTAG